TGTTTACATCTGCTTGGCAGGCTGGATGTCTTCAGAGCTAAATATCAACAAGCTTCCTCCAGCTGATGTGTCTTTGAGCAAGGCATCTCCGGGGTTGTCCCAACACTTCTGTACAGGGGTCAATAAAAAAGCCATTttagaggggggggggggctttcaCCGGTGTTTTGGTATAACGAGTGACCGTGTCAACTTGTGCCCGTAAGCCAAActgtggttgtcgtagttacgtTGAAATCAGAGTTTTAAAACTACCCAAAGAAGGCATTCACGAGGACAGCTAAGTGTCTTCCTGTCACCAGTTAACgcggtcactcgttaaaccaAAACACCGGGAGCCTATGgtagaagaaaaacagagaaaattgTGGGTATATTATATTCAGGGGTAAAAATTAGTGTGTTGCTACATTAACAAGCATCTGCGGGCTGATGTGTCTCTGAGCAAAGCATCTCCGGGGGGTTGaccgtgacctctgacctctcagaACCTCTATACAAGGGGTCAATAAGAAGGTCAGAGCCACTTGATTAGCCTTTTAGACTACCTACACACCAAAACAAGAGTCTTCCACCAGGGTTTTGGTTTAAAGAGTGACCGTGTCAACTGAGCTGAACTGGGGTATCTTTAGGGCATCTTCGGGGTATCTTTAGGGCATCTTCAGGGGATCTTCAGGGGATCTTTGGGGTATCTACGCGGTATCTTTAAGGTATCTTCAGGGCATCTTTAGGACATCTTCGGGGTATCTTTAGGGTATCTTCGGGGCATCTTTAAGGTATCTTTGGGGCATCTTTAGGGCATCTTCAGAGTATCTTTAGGGCATCTTTAGGGCATCTTCGGGGTATCTTCAGAGTATCTTTAGGGCATCTTCAGAGTATCTTTAGGGCATCTTTAGGGCATCTTCGGGGCATCTTTAGGGCATCTTCGGGGTATCTTCAGAGTATCTTTAGGGCATCTTCAGAGTATCTTTAGGGCATCTTCAGGGCATCTTCGGGGCATCTTTAGGGCATCTTCGGGGTATCTTCAGAGTATCTTTAGGGCATCTTCAGAGTATCTTTAGGGCATCTTTAGGGCATCTTCGGGGCATCTTTAGGGCATCTTCGGGGTATCTTCAGAGTATCTTTAGGGCATCTTCAGAGTATCTTTAGGGCATCTTCAGAGTATCTTTAGGGCATCTTTAGGGCATCTTCGGGGCATCTTTAGGGCATCTTCAGAGTATCTTTAGGGCATCTTTAGGGTATCTTTAGGGCATCTTCGGGCTATCTTTAAGGTATCTTCAGGGTATCTTCGGGCTATCTTTGGGGCATCTTCGGGGCATCTTCAGGCTATGTTTAGGGTATCTTTAGGGCATCTTTAAGGCATCTTCAGGGCATCTTTAAGGCATCTTTGAGCTATCTTCAGGGTATCTTCGGGCTATCTTCAGGGTATCTTAAGGCTATCTTTAGGGTACAGATGAGTGTGCTGCCACATTTTGAGAAGCGTAACCTGAACACGGGTccacaggaaacattcagggtGGATCCCATGACAGGAAATGCTGGATTCCCCCCCCCCAGTTACAGATTTAGAGGCAGCAGTGTCAGCTGGGCTGAGGGTGTTTACATCCAGATGTTGAGCTATCTCAACcagctgtgattaaaaaaaaggctcatcAACATCTGgaaggctgaaaaacaaaaacaactttgtgtcccaacagcagcagccgGGATAGCCGGGCTAAAAGCGCTAGCTGCCCTTCTCGCATAAACAAACTACAAGCTGGCTGATGaactacaaaaaataaacaaaactacaaCACCCATGTAGCCGTGGAGCTGCGGTTGGCGGGCacaactttctgtgtgtgtgtgtgtgtgtgtgtgtgtgtgtgtgtgtgtgttatcaaacaggctagttagcttagcttagcgtCCCCGCCGTCCCTCGTTAGCTCCAGACGCCGGACACAGAGGCGCAGCGCCCGGCAGCGCCCCGCAGCCCGCCCCGCTGCCCCGGAGCTTCTTACCATCGTACAAATCGAGGCGATCTTTCGGACTGTCATCAGTATTTCCATCCGTAAGCCGCCATGTTGGACCGAACCCCGCGGTGTTAGAAAAGATCCGAGCCGAGTGAGGCTGCAGAGTTCCGGCAGAGCCTTCAGCCTTCAGCCGCTGCCTGGAGAGTGAAGACACCCTGGAAAACACGGGGGGCTTCCGGCTGTGGgtttcaaaataagactcaatataaataataattagatttatttacGTTTTGTAACTTTTTAACTAACTATCACTctatggccaaaaaaacaaacaaaaaaaaaaacaggtgggCGTcgttacatttttgtttgagcaaccaggcgtcattcagccaaCTCATTTTTATAAACACTAGAGCATGTTTATGTTCTGAGGAAGGCTATAAGAAGTGATTAAAAAGCtcaagaaacaaagacaaaattatTCTAGTTAatccagttttttttatgtagtcATTTATTTGTGGtatcttattttgaaggtgtAACACGCAGCTTCCGGTTTCCCTCCAGCTGACTTGAAGCTGAGGGAGTGTCGCCACAACTCAGAGGTTCGTTTGATTCAAGGCACGGGGGATGCAATCGGCGGGCGGTGCTTTGAGGCGCTCACTCTGAGAGACTTGatacaaagttaaaaaaaaaaatagatttaaaaaaagtgattcatgaaatgaaacaaatatgttcagctgtactcgagtatttgttctgattacattacttctgatcaaaaactagcgagtgaCAACTTTGataacaaacatcaacaaggtcaacaaactaagctaacagcagctaacaaactgagctaacatgagctaacagcagctaacaaactgagctaacatgagctaacagcagctaacaaactgagctaacaggagctaacagcagctaacaaactaagctaacagcagctaacaaactgagctaacatgagctaacaaactaagctaacatgagctaacagaagctaacaaactgagctaacagaagctaacaaactgagctaacagcagctaacaaactaagttaacatgagctaacagaagctaacaaactgagctaacagaagctaacaaactgagctaacagaagctaacaaactgagctaacagcagctaacaaactgagccaaactgagctaacagcagctaacaaactaagctaacaaactgagctaacagcagctaacaaactgagctaacatgagctaacaaactgagctaacatgagctaacaaaaacaaacagcagttaacaaactaAGCTAGCAtcagctaacaacagctaacaaactgagctaacagcagctaacagactgagctaacagcagctaacaaactgagctaacagcagctaacaaactgagctgtcAGTCCACGCTCCTAATCtatcataactttaagccttaatataatgtgaacaggtgagttgtataaattcaccctcagtacagttgtcatgaacggggaaattagctacagagaccaaaactgttttttgtaccaggctgtaaacatgtttatttctgctgtgaagttagacatttggacatggggacttatggagactgactcacttctggagccagcctcaagtggacgttagaggaactgcagattttttttactcGTAGTTTCTCCACTAGagttcaccactagatgtcagtaactccttcactttttaaaatgtgcagtacttgagtaaaagtacttagttacattccacacTTCATGTGTCTCTCGGGAGTATCAGAGGGGCCGGTCCTCGGCCTGCCTCCCTCCcgccctccctctgctctctgccCGCAGTCAGACGCATCTGGACTCGGGGCACTTCTTCTGGTTTCTGGGGCACTTCTTTGCGCAGTTCACGCTCCAACCCGTGCGCTGTTTGCGCGTCAAAGGAGCAACTCCCACCGCTGGAAGCTCCACGGAGGAGTTGCTGGAATACTTTGGGAATATTTCTGGGAATTTAAAGGACGCAGAGCAAACaggagatatttttttttttgggaacgTATGGAGTGATTTTTACGCACGGGTCGGAGCTGAGGGTCTCTGTTTGGTTAGTCTGAGGTGGGCAGAGAGGGGGGAGCTAAATGCGGCTGACTGGCGACCCTGCACCGGCAAccatgaacagcagcagcagcgggtcGGGCAACTTTCTGCTGGTGCCGATACCGGAGTATCCCCTGCTGGACTGCGTGCCCAACAAGACGGTGAAGATTGTGGTGCTGGGGGCGAGCAACGTCGGGAAAACCGgtgtgttagagtgtgtgtgtgtgtgtgtgtgtgtgtgtgtggaggagttatagataatttaattttaatttaatttacacacaaattaataaatcagCTGGATGGGAGAAGTGTGTGAAGTCCTGCAggtagaaaatgtaaaaaaatcttAATATAAACTGATTAATCTTTAATCATTCaagctgttattttaaatatatatattaaatttaataatttttGTCTAACAGAGGTGAGAATATCGAAGGAAAGGAGTGGAGATGTTTGTAATGAACGGACGGCAGGGGGCGACATTTCCCCCCATTATCCTGTGCacatgattaaatattttatatttctatattttatttgtttgtttaataagataatttactttactttaatttaaagtgtTAGAGTAGTATTTATCATATTATTGCTCGTTCTCACTGATACATTGCTGtattagttgtgttttttttgttgtgtaatAGAAATAAGTAACTATACCTGttagataaatgtagtggactagAAGTACAAAGTGACAAATTGCAAGTACTACACTTTGAGCAAATGTAATAAGTTACTTTCTATTTGTTTGACTGGTGGTAAGTGACGTATACAGTCCGTAATAAGcctccatagaggctgctgagcctggttacattgccgAGCTCCTGTTCTTGCACGACGCGGACTTGGCTCACCCCagtaaacttcttcttcttcttcttcttcttcttcttcttcttcttcttcttcccggtggtccaaaacaccaaaatcagtcaagtAGTTGATGAAGTGCTGTAAAGCATTACGTACGGTCATCAAATGTGTCAAAACGAGTTTGGAGTGAGGGTTTAATTAAAGATATAATCAAGTTGcgttatgggaaatgtaggatccaggcCTTTTTGGAGTCACGGCCATGGTGGGAACTAAAACCCAGGACATCTCAGCCTTTGCTGCTATGATTTTTCTTAAAACCTTCTGAAAATGCAGCACTGAAATACTGGAGCGACTCTTTAATGTGTTAGATCTGACTTTAATGATGCAAATGAAGGATTTTATGAGATAAATTGCATCAATGTGGCCTCACAAAAGTCAACAAGAAAGCTTGTCTGGAATCCAAATAAACAAGGGGTGGATGAGACAAACATTGACCGACATAAGATGACGCATGAAGCGTTGCAACATGAGATTCTGAGTATTGGTGAATCATTTTCTTAGTTCAGACTTTGGGCCTGTTTGTTTATCTCATCTCTCTGCTATGAACGCCTCCATCAGTCAAACAGTGTCACAGTAAAAGAAGAATTCCATCCGCTCATGTTAAAGTGTTATATAGGTCGTATCCTGacttctcttttcctctttccagCGCTGATCGTCAGGTTTCTAACCAAGAGGTTCATCGGGGATTATGAAGCCAACACTGGTGAGTTTCCATCAGTTTGTCTGTAAGAAGAACGAAACACATTTACTCAGTCAATGCAAAGAGAAAAACCCACCACtgatccattcatccatccattcattcattcatccatcgATCTGCCTCTTTCGTTCTCCACAGGAGCGCTCTACTCCCGAAAGGTCACGCTGGATGGGGAGGAAGTATCACTTCAGATCCAGGATACTCCCTGTGTCGCTCTCCAGGTAACTCATGGAGGCATTGATCACTTTACTCGCCAGTTGCATCCATTGTTGTCTATAATATTCTTAAATCAAATGATATAGACAGCTGACATGGAATACTTCCACCTAATATTGTGTAGGACCCCGACCTAGACAGAcctagacctctgaaggtgtgctaTGGTATCTAGCACCAGGACATTTGCAGAAGATCCTTCAAGTCTCGTATGTAACGAGGTGGGGTCTGACTTTTTCAGCAATCTGTTGGATCGGACCCCACGGGCCAGCCTTAGTTGCCCATGACCATGTCACAAGTTCACTGATTTTCCTATTGAATCCACACAAAACAgaatgtttacatttatgtttggGTATGATGCAGGTTTGTTTAAATTAACCACAGTTTCCAAtgaattcccataaatttccataattcccatggagtttaAAGTTTGGAATATGTCCAAAgttccccagcttaacttcccatggagATTTTAACCGGAcactttccacccctttgcaaccctagtactgaccactgcagactAGTAACACCCAACAATAGCTTCAGTTTTGAAGATGTTCTGGCCCAGTTGTTCAACTGTCACAGTTTGCCCATTTTTCCAGCTTCTAACATCAACTTTGTGGACACATTTTTCACCTGCTGCCGAATACAGcccacccactgacaggtgccatgataTTGAGATAACCAGTGTTAGTCACCTCTCAGTGGTCGTAAAGTTATGGCTGATCGTTTTATGTAGCACGACGAGTGTTGAAAGTCTCACGGGAATCCTAAATAAAACTACTGGCAGCAGGTTTGGTGCTGAGTGTTCTTTGCCGTATTGTTTATGCGCCGCACGGCTCAAAGATCATTTTGTACTCGGTGTGTGTTGTAGGAAGTGATCACAGAGGTAGAAGAGCTTGATAGATGACGGTTCGTAGTGTTAACTTCCTTCAGTAGCCCTGTTGTGGACCAAGCCTGGATAAGAAATCAGGAAAGTTTCTTTGCTCGTTCTACTTTAATGCTTCGTAATCCTGGAATAAAACAGATGGTAGAAAGACATCATTCTAACATTGTGACAGTCAGGAATTTGAAATATCTAACCACTCAACTCTCTTGGCTTTGCAAGATCAGTTAGAAAAGATTGGTGGGGTTgggtatcatttaaaaaatttgTGATTCCAATACAGTCGTTCATCTGAGAAGCATTGGCTTTGCGAACACGGCGCAGCTGTCCATGTTTGAGGTGGTTTATCATGTTACTCAAGTTTTTCCTGGCATGTTGTATAGCCACACTTTACAATGGTTTGGCGACATCTCGGCACactcatcaccaccatcacaaACTGTACGTAGCTGCTATCTTGAACGGAAATCCCATGTGGCATTCAGTTGAAGAACACTTAGTGATTGGGTGAAaccaaatgtttgttgttggcCTGTTCCCAGCTGGCTAAAATATTAGCTCTGCGAGTAGTCACTATGTCTGTCCAGCaccatcagtgtttgttttatatcCGCCTCCGACATCTGCCACCACAGCTGTCTTTCCTTATTCGCACTTGCTTGTGCGTGGCGCCGTGGCACAAAAGTCAAGCGTTGTTTTTCCCCATTTAAGAGTGCTATCATTCCATTTTTAGGGACCGCTTGACCGTCTTTTATGAGCCAAACATTGGTTTTGGATTTTAGATATTCGCATTTGTATTTGCTAAACTGGACGAGGAGACGAGGACGttataaaaacttttttttttaatctcaaagtAATTTCAGGAATGTATttgaagagagaggaagtgacCTTAGGACAATCTTCTCGCTCATGATGAGTTTAATGAGTGCAACGTGCCAAACGGCTCACACCGCTCCACGCTGGCTGTCTGTTTACAAAACCAGGCCTCAAAGCTGCTCATTTCCTAAGCCGGGGAAGATAACGGAGGGTGAGGAAGTTCCTCTTGGCGGGATGGTGCCGGTGCTTCCAGAGATTAGACAGAAATAATTGGTGTGTGGAGGCAGAGAGCCTCTGGAAAAACGTTGAAAAGCTGCACCTGGAGACAGTTTTGACAACTGAAAGCAGATCAACTCATCTTCAAGACAGAACATAGGTTTTATTTGGTAATCATGTGAATAAAGTGAGTCTAAGTCTGGTCTAATTGCTCCCGATCTGACACCAGGGTGGTCTGGATGTCACAAGTTCAAACTCTGAACCAGCAGGTGTGTGTCAATAAACAGACATTTGTCTTGGCAATGTGCCTCTCCAGCAGAAATCAACACCCACTCGCTTACTTGGAACTTCACGGGATGATGCATTGAAATGATTGGGAACATTTTGGGTGAAAGCCAGTATTTAGGCAACTAAAACGACTCGGTTGAGGTTAGAAAAACATTAAACCAACATTATCGTTGGTATGGAATGTGAACTCAGACAATCTGTACATCCATTCATCCCCTGGGATCTCACTGGGAATGCGCCGAACATCACCCCACTTCCTGCTCTGCCACTGAAAGTAATCATGGCTTATTTTAAACTAGTTCAACAAATGAGTCTCTCCGTCAGCCTGTAGCTGCTGCTTCAACTCTGTCTTGAAAATAGGAAGCGAGTAAGAGTTTGTAGCACTTGAGACGGCCGTGCAGAAAGAAAGTTATTTATCGCGGTGTCAAACATTTGTCAGTTACAGCCTCTCAGATGTCAGGACgatctgtttgttctgttttatattgttgtaaGTTGATTATCTTTGGGCTTTTTGGACTGTGGATGCTTGCAAAtcacagtggtggaagaagtccTCCTTTATAAATACTCCATTAATTAAAAAGTCCTGAATTCAAAGTACAGTTACAGCCACTTAAACATGgattttgtgtctttctgtgtatttttttccagGATGACGCCGAGGGCCTGTACTGCCAGGAGCA
Above is a genomic segment from Larimichthys crocea isolate SSNF chromosome XIV, L_crocea_2.0, whole genome shotgun sequence containing:
- the rasl11a gene encoding ras-like protein family member 11A-like isoform X2, giving the protein MRLTGDPAPATMNSSSSGSGNFLLVPIPEYPLLDCVPNKTVKIVVLGASNVGKTALIVRFLTKRFIGDYEANTGALYSRKVTLDGEEVSLQIQDTPCVALQDDAEGLYCQEQINRSIYWADGYVLVFSITDHNSYRTIQPLYQHVRRIHPSGNIPVILVGNKSDLLRARQVPADEGETLAASLGDPGSGRRERGEKKRRPPPGQTQISQHAGAEEEVQAGPLL